The Eriocheir sinensis breed Jianghai 21 chromosome 49, ASM2467909v1, whole genome shotgun sequence genome has a segment encoding these proteins:
- the LOC126981643 gene encoding proline-rich protein HaeIII subfamily 1-like, protein MGVKPSVGVRSYWVTPVTCPLAPVPHTPGPVPHTPTRPRDTPGPPTPHAPYPTPPPGPPTPQAPSPTPPPGPVTPQAWPQYPRPPNTPGTVPHTPTRPRDTPDPNTPGPPTPLAPSPTPPPGPVTPLAPLPQAPQHPRPCHKHPYQAPSEHPTRPRPPPRAPAP, encoded by the exons ATGGGGGTGAAGCCTTCTGTAGGAgtccgcagctactgg GTGACCCCCGTGACCTGCCCCCTCGCCCCCGTCCCCCACACCCCAGGCCCcgtcccccacacccccaccaggCCCCGTGACACCCCAGGCCCCCCAACCCCCCATGCCCCGTACCCCACACCCCCACCAGGCCCCCCAACACCCCAGGCCCcgtcccccacacccccaccaggCCCCGTGACACCCCAGGCCTGGCCCCAATACCCCAGGCCCCCCAACACCCCAGGCACcgtcccccacacccccaccaggCCCCGTGACACCCCTGACCCCAATACCCCAGGCCCCCCAACACCCCTGGCACcgtcccccacacccccaccaggCCCCGTGACACCCCTGGCCCCATTACCCCAGGCCCCCCAACACCCCAGGCCCTGTCACAAACACCCCTACCAGGCCCCGTCCGAACACCCCACCAGGCCCCGTCCCCCGCCCCGTGCCCCGGCCCCGTAA
- the LOC126981935 gene encoding mpv17-like protein isoform X3: MKKIVIRIRRFFRSRPLLKNMGGFGMLFVGAEWTQQTLLKKKVDPDPKYDMEAFKRYSFFGVLWYPVIYHHWYKWLDVRFVGTGVATVGKKIFLDQFVMEPPLLIAFYVGMSIMEGREDVLKECKEKFITTFVSGCVFWLPAMAINFYLLPSSLRVIFVGVCSFLWCNFICWYKKQPA; this comes from the exons ATGAAGAAAATAGTGATTAGGATAAGGAGGTTCTTCAGGTCCCGTCCCTTGCTAAAAAACATGGGTGGCTTTGGGATGCTCTTCGTAGGGGCCGAGTGGACGCAACAGACCCTGCTCAAGAAG AAGGTTGACCCAGACCCCAAGTATGACATGGAGGCTTTCAAAAGATACAGCTTCTTCGGCGTGCTGTGGTACCCTGTTATCTACCATCACTG gtaCAAGTGGCTGGATGTGCGGTTCGTGGGTACGGGCGTCGCCACCGTAGGGAAGAAGATATTCCTGGACCAGTTTGTGATGGAGCCGCCCCTCTTGATTGCCTTCTACGTCG gcATGAGCATAATGGAGGGTCGGGAGGACGTGTTGAAGGAGTGCAAGGAGAAGTTCATCACTACCTTCGTG AGTgggtgtgtgttctggcttccggCAATGGCCATCAACTTCTACCTCCTTCCGTCGTCACTGAGGGTCATATTCGTGGGGGTGTGTTCCTTCCTCTGGTGCAACTTTATCTGCTGGTACAAGAAGCAGCCGGCGTGA
- the LOC126981935 gene encoding mpv17-like protein isoform X4, which produces MKKIVIRIRRFFRSRPLLKNMGGFGMLFVGAEWTQQTLLKKVDPDPKYDMEAFKRYSFFGVLWYPVIYHHWYKWLDVRFVGTGVATVGKKIFLDQFVMEPPLLIAFYVGMSIMEGREDVLKECKEKFITTFVSGCVFWLPAMAINFYLLPSSLRVIFVGVCSFLWCNFICWYKKQPA; this is translated from the exons ATGAAGAAAATAGTGATTAGGATAAGGAGGTTCTTCAGGTCCCGTCCCTTGCTAAAAAACATGGGTGGCTTTGGGATGCTCTTCGTAGGGGCCGAGTGGACGCAACAGACCCTGCTCAAGAAG GTTGACCCAGACCCCAAGTATGACATGGAGGCTTTCAAAAGATACAGCTTCTTCGGCGTGCTGTGGTACCCTGTTATCTACCATCACTG gtaCAAGTGGCTGGATGTGCGGTTCGTGGGTACGGGCGTCGCCACCGTAGGGAAGAAGATATTCCTGGACCAGTTTGTGATGGAGCCGCCCCTCTTGATTGCCTTCTACGTCG gcATGAGCATAATGGAGGGTCGGGAGGACGTGTTGAAGGAGTGCAAGGAGAAGTTCATCACTACCTTCGTG AGTgggtgtgtgttctggcttccggCAATGGCCATCAACTTCTACCTCCTTCCGTCGTCACTGAGGGTCATATTCGTGGGGGTGTGTTCCTTCCTCTGGTGCAACTTTATCTGCTGGTACAAGAAGCAGCCGGCGTGA
- the LOC126981935 gene encoding mpv17-like protein isoform X1 gives MKKIVIRIRRFFRSRPLLKNMGGFGMLFVGAEWTQQTLLKKVWKVDPDPKYDMEAFKRYSFFGVLWYPVIYHHWYKWLDVRFVGTGVATVGKKIFLDQFVMEPPLLIAFYVGMSIMEGREDVLKECKEKFITTFVSGCVFWLPAMAINFYLLPSSLRVIFVGVCSFLWCNFICWYKKQPA, from the exons ATGAAGAAAATAGTGATTAGGATAAGGAGGTTCTTCAGGTCCCGTCCCTTGCTAAAAAACATGGGTGGCTTTGGGATGCTCTTCGTAGGGGCCGAGTGGACGCAACAGACCCTGCTCAAGAAGGTGTGG AAGGTTGACCCAGACCCCAAGTATGACATGGAGGCTTTCAAAAGATACAGCTTCTTCGGCGTGCTGTGGTACCCTGTTATCTACCATCACTG gtaCAAGTGGCTGGATGTGCGGTTCGTGGGTACGGGCGTCGCCACCGTAGGGAAGAAGATATTCCTGGACCAGTTTGTGATGGAGCCGCCCCTCTTGATTGCCTTCTACGTCG gcATGAGCATAATGGAGGGTCGGGAGGACGTGTTGAAGGAGTGCAAGGAGAAGTTCATCACTACCTTCGTG AGTgggtgtgtgttctggcttccggCAATGGCCATCAACTTCTACCTCCTTCCGTCGTCACTGAGGGTCATATTCGTGGGGGTGTGTTCCTTCCTCTGGTGCAACTTTATCTGCTGGTACAAGAAGCAGCCGGCGTGA
- the LOC126981935 gene encoding mpv17-like protein isoform X2 gives MKKIVIRIRRFFRSRPLLKNMGGFGMLFVGAEWTQQTLLKKVWVDPDPKYDMEAFKRYSFFGVLWYPVIYHHWYKWLDVRFVGTGVATVGKKIFLDQFVMEPPLLIAFYVGMSIMEGREDVLKECKEKFITTFVSGCVFWLPAMAINFYLLPSSLRVIFVGVCSFLWCNFICWYKKQPA, from the exons ATGAAGAAAATAGTGATTAGGATAAGGAGGTTCTTCAGGTCCCGTCCCTTGCTAAAAAACATGGGTGGCTTTGGGATGCTCTTCGTAGGGGCCGAGTGGACGCAACAGACCCTGCTCAAGAAGGTGTGG GTTGACCCAGACCCCAAGTATGACATGGAGGCTTTCAAAAGATACAGCTTCTTCGGCGTGCTGTGGTACCCTGTTATCTACCATCACTG gtaCAAGTGGCTGGATGTGCGGTTCGTGGGTACGGGCGTCGCCACCGTAGGGAAGAAGATATTCCTGGACCAGTTTGTGATGGAGCCGCCCCTCTTGATTGCCTTCTACGTCG gcATGAGCATAATGGAGGGTCGGGAGGACGTGTTGAAGGAGTGCAAGGAGAAGTTCATCACTACCTTCGTG AGTgggtgtgtgttctggcttccggCAATGGCCATCAACTTCTACCTCCTTCCGTCGTCACTGAGGGTCATATTCGTGGGGGTGTGTTCCTTCCTCTGGTGCAACTTTATCTGCTGGTACAAGAAGCAGCCGGCGTGA